A region of Ornithodoros turicata isolate Travis chromosome 5, ASM3712646v1, whole genome shotgun sequence DNA encodes the following proteins:
- the LOC135395948 gene encoding TNF receptor-associated factor 4-like: MPSIGVCSLCQTKCVAVWVTDPCKHEACYKCLTSRGSITTCFECKKKFKFLRCPGSQYGCQFNASQGTWEQHEVKCTFLPVECPYRCGVILSKKTLSRHIIGECPLRLATCRYCQDSVFQVELDDHEKSCPEAPISCPFCPQGNIKRGRLSDHAKTCQKTPKPCPLNKYGCGFVGLDTVMDEHLNVKNHVPCFQKLNTDMEERDTEIARLRAHVDTLKNEMKEFFAAGVVPFDEELKWTVILNHSRGTSWTSPIYKHRNTKTSFCFTLTFFDNGYSMTLKQYLLAEEDSSEDEQFMVKVEKKSSGQFSEIDRRDGIVCKDQKLLDWRHGNETIYVVTFVEKGNSYRVARRSERHQ; this comes from the coding sequence ATGCCGTCCATAGGTGTCTGTTCGCTCTGCCAAACAAAGTGCGTTGCCGTTTGGGTAACGGACCCATGCAAACACGAAGCCTGTTACAAGTGCCTCACGTCCCGCGGCAGCATCACCACTTGCTTTGAATGTAAGAAAAAATTCAAATTCCTCAGGTGCCCAGGTTCCCAATATGGATGCCAGTTCAACGCCAGTCAGGGAACGTGGGAGCAGCACGAGGTCAAGTGCACGTTCCTCCCCGTGGAATGCCCCTACCGATGCGGTGTTATTCTATCCAAGAAAACTCTTAGCAGGCACATTATCGGCGAGTGTCCACTACGACTTGCAACTTGCCGATATTGCCAGGACAGCGTGTTTCAAGTTGAGCTTGATGATCATGAAAAGTCTTGTCCGGAAGCGCCGATCAGCTGCCCATTTTGCCCCCAAGGAAACATCAAACGGGGTCGCCTGTCGGACCACGCTAAAACGTGCCAGAAGACTCCTAAGCCCTGCCCTTTGAATAAGTATGGATGTGGCTTCGTGGGATTGGACACTGTCATGGATGAACACCTGAACGTCAAAAACCATGTCCCGTGCTTTCAGAAACTAAACACGGACATGGAAGAACGAGATACGGAGATTGCTCGTTTACGCGCGCATGTCGACACCCTGAAGAATGAGATGAAGGAATTTTTTGCAGCTGGTGTCGTGCCATTTGACGAAGAACTGAAATGGACGGTGATCTTAAATCATTCCAGGGGCACTTCGTGGACCAGCCCCATATACAAACATCGTAACACAAAGACCTCGTTCTGCTTCACGTTGACATTTTTTGACAATGGATACTCCATGACATTGAAGCAGTATCTCCTTGCAGAAGAAGACTCATCTGAAGATGAACAATTCATGGTCAAGGTTGAGAAGAAGTCCAGTGGGCAGTTCAGCGAGATTGACAGAAGGGATGGAATTGTGTGCAAAGATCAGAAACTCCTGGATTGGAGACATGGCAATGAAACAATTTATGTTGTAACGTTTGTTGAGAAGGGCAATAGTTATCGAGTGGCTCGCCGTTCAGAAAGGCACCAATGA